One Balaenoptera musculus isolate JJ_BM4_2016_0621 chromosome 13, mBalMus1.pri.v3, whole genome shotgun sequence genomic region harbors:
- the B3GNT2 gene encoding N-acetyllactosaminide beta-1,3-N-acetylglucosaminyltransferase 2 produces the protein MSVGRRRIKLLGILMMVNVFIYLIVEVSKSSSQEKNGKEEVIIPKEKFWKISDPPKAYWNREQEKLNRKYNPILNMLANQTGEAYGFSNISHLNYCEPDLRVTSVVSGFDSLPDRFKDFLLYLRCRNYSLLIDQPDKCAKKPFLLLAIKSLTSHFDRRQAIRESWGKETNVGNQTVVRVFLLGQTSPEDNHPDLSDMLKFESEKHQDILMWNYRDTFFNLSLKEVLFLRWVSTSCPNAEFVFKGDDDVFVNTHHILNHLNSLSKNKAKDLFIGDVIHNAGPHRDKKLKYYIPEVVYTGVYPPYAGGGGFLYSGHLALRLYNVTDQVLLYPIDDVYTGMCLQKLGLVPEKHKGFRTFDIEEKNRNNICSYVGLMLVHSRKPQEMIDIWSRLQNAHLSC, from the coding sequence ATGAGTGTTGGACGTCGAAGAATAAAGTTGTTGGGAATCCTGATGATGGtaaatgtcttcatttatttgattgtGGAAGTCTCCAAAAGCAGtagccaagaaaaaaatggaaaagaggaagtaataATACCCAAAGAAAAGTTCTGGAAGATATCTGACCCTCCCAAGGCATATTGGAACAGGGAACAAGAAAAGCTGAACAGGAAGTACAATCCCATTTTGAACATGTTAGCCAACCAGACAGGGGAAGCGTACGGATTTTCCAACATAAGCCATCTGAATTATTGTGAACCTGACCTGAGGGTCACGTCAGTAGTTTCAGGTTTCGACAGTTTGCCAGACAGATTTAAAGACTTTCTGTTGTATTTGAGATGTCGAAATTATTCACTGCTTATAGATCAACCCGATAAGTGTGCAAAGAAGCCCTTCTTATTGCTGGCGATTAAGTCCCTTACTTCACATTTCGACAGAAGGCAAGCGATTCGGGAATCTTGGGGGAAAGAAACCAATGTGGGGAACCAAACAGTGGTGCGAGTCTTCTTACTGGGCCAGACCTCCCCAGAGGACAACCATCCTGACCTTTCAGATATGCTGAAATTTGAGAGTGAGAAACACCAAGACATTCTTATGTGGAACTACAGAGACACCTTCTTTAACTTATCTCTGAAAGAAGTACTCTTTCTCAGGTGGGTGAGCACTTCCTGCCCAAATGCTGAGTTCGTGTTCAAGGGCGATGATGATGTTTTTGTGAACACCCATCACATCCTGAATCACTTGAATAGCTTATCCAAGAACAAAGCCAAAGATTTGTTTATAGGTGATGTGATTCACAATGCTGGACCTCATCGGGATAAGAAACTCAAGTACTACATCCCGGAAGTTGTTTACACGGGCGTCTACCCGCCTTATGCAGGGGGAGGTGGATTCCTGTACTCCGGCCACCTGGCCCTGAGGCTATACAATGTAACTGACCAGGTCCTTCTCTACCCCATCGATGACGTTTATACTGGAATGTGCCTTCAGAAACTTGGCCTCGTTCCAGAGAAACACAAAGGCTTCAGGACATTTGatatagaagagaaaaacaggaataaCATTTGTTCCTATGTAGGTTTGATGTTGGTACATAGTAGAAAACCTCAAGAGATGATTGATATTTGGTCTCGGTTGCAAAATGCTCATTTAAGTTGCTAA